In Gemmata obscuriglobus, a single genomic region encodes these proteins:
- a CDS encoding sugar nucleotide-binding protein: protein MGGATDRDRPEVWAGVECTVNRVGDRYHDQLARGGHERRPGDIERLVALGVAAVRYPVLWERHAADPGEWGRTDDRLDRLRRAGVRPILGLVHHGSGPPHTSLTDPAFADGLAAFAARVAERYPWADAYTPVNEPLTTARFAGLYGYWHPHGRDDATFVRCLLTQCRAVVLAMRAVRAVNPAARLIQTEDLGKTYAPPVLAYQAEFENARRWLSWDLLCGRVGERHPLAGYLRRAGVPTAEMDWFRRNPCPPDVLGANYYVTSERYLDPRSERYPPAARGGNGKHAYADTEAVRVLPAGIAGAGGMLAEAWERYRRPVAVTEAHLGCTREEQVRWLADVWRGACAARAAGADVRAVTAWSVFGAHDWDSLVTEERGSYEPGAFDARADPPRPTAVAGLVKQLAGGAEPVHPVLDSPGWWRRPDRLLFPDRPAASQGPAVTRARPILLTGGAGPLGAAFLRACACRGLAVAAPARDECDITDPASVGAALTRLRPWAVVNAAGYAKVDAAEAEAERCRRHNADGPAVLAAACATAGLPLVTFSTDLVFDGRSTRPYFEGAAPEPLSVYGAAKAEAERRVLTSHAGALVIRTGPLFGPWDGRNFVAQALRALRTGVPFPAADDLVTTPAYLPDLVSEALDLLIDGACGLWHLAPPDSMSWAALARAAARRAGLACSGVIGRPAHSFCWPAPRPPYSALGTERGVLLPPLDDSLARFARAFDVVLAP from the coding sequence ATGGGTGGGGCGACCGACCGCGACCGGCCCGAGGTGTGGGCCGGGGTCGAGTGCACGGTGAACCGCGTCGGCGACCGGTACCACGACCAGCTCGCCCGCGGCGGGCACGAGCGCCGGCCGGGGGACATCGAGCGGCTCGTCGCTTTGGGGGTCGCGGCCGTCCGGTACCCGGTGCTCTGGGAGCGGCACGCGGCCGACCCGGGGGAGTGGGGCCGTACCGACGACCGGCTCGACCGGCTGCGGCGGGCGGGCGTGCGGCCGATCCTCGGGCTGGTTCACCACGGCAGCGGCCCGCCGCACACGTCGCTCACCGACCCGGCCTTCGCCGACGGCCTGGCCGCGTTCGCCGCGCGGGTCGCCGAGCGGTACCCGTGGGCGGACGCGTACACGCCGGTGAACGAGCCCCTCACCACGGCCCGGTTCGCCGGGCTGTACGGGTACTGGCACCCGCACGGCCGCGACGACGCCACGTTCGTCCGGTGCCTGCTCACCCAGTGCCGGGCGGTCGTGCTCGCGATGCGGGCGGTGCGGGCGGTCAACCCGGCCGCGCGCCTGATCCAGACCGAAGACCTGGGCAAGACCTACGCGCCGCCCGTGCTGGCGTACCAGGCCGAGTTCGAGAACGCGCGGCGGTGGCTCTCGTGGGACCTGCTGTGCGGCCGGGTGGGCGAGCGGCACCCGCTCGCGGGCTACTTGCGCCGGGCCGGGGTCCCGACGGCCGAGATGGACTGGTTCCGTCGTAACCCGTGCCCCCCGGACGTGCTCGGGGCGAACTATTACGTCACGAGCGAGCGATACCTCGATCCGCGATCGGAGCGGTACCCGCCGGCCGCGCGGGGGGGAAACGGCAAGCACGCTTACGCGGACACGGAAGCCGTGCGCGTCCTTCCGGCCGGGATCGCGGGAGCGGGCGGCATGCTCGCCGAAGCGTGGGAGCGGTACCGGCGCCCGGTCGCGGTGACCGAGGCGCACCTGGGCTGCACCCGCGAGGAGCAGGTGCGCTGGCTCGCGGACGTGTGGCGGGGCGCGTGCGCCGCCCGCGCGGCCGGGGCCGACGTGCGGGCCGTCACCGCGTGGTCGGTGTTCGGGGCGCACGACTGGGACTCGCTCGTCACCGAAGAGCGCGGGAGCTACGAGCCGGGCGCGTTCGACGCCCGGGCGGACCCGCCGCGCCCGACCGCGGTCGCCGGACTGGTCAAGCAACTGGCGGGCGGCGCGGAACCGGTGCACCCGGTGCTCGACAGCCCGGGGTGGTGGCGGCGACCCGACCGGTTGCTGTTCCCCGACCGCCCGGCGGCATCGCAAGGGCCGGCCGTCACGCGGGCCCGGCCGATCCTCCTCACGGGCGGGGCCGGGCCGCTCGGCGCGGCGTTCCTCCGGGCCTGCGCGTGCCGCGGGCTCGCGGTCGCCGCCCCGGCCCGTGACGAGTGCGACATCACGGACCCGGCGTCCGTCGGCGCGGCGCTGACCCGGCTGCGGCCGTGGGCGGTGGTGAACGCGGCCGGGTACGCAAAGGTGGACGCGGCCGAGGCCGAGGCCGAGCGGTGCCGCCGGCACAACGCCGACGGGCCGGCCGTGCTAGCCGCCGCGTGCGCCACCGCCGGGTTGCCGCTCGTCACCTTTTCGACCGACCTGGTGTTCGACGGCCGGTCCACGCGCCCCTATTTTGAGGGCGCGGCCCCGGAGCCGCTGAGCGTGTACGGCGCGGCCAAGGCTGAGGCCGAGCGCCGGGTACTTACCTCACACGCTGGCGCGCTGGTCATCCGCACCGGCCCGCTGTTCGGCCCGTGGGACGGGCGCAATTTTGTTGCTCAGGCGCTCCGGGCGCTCCGGACGGGCGTGCCTTTCCCCGCCGCCGACGACCTGGTCACCACGCCCGCGTACCTGCCCGATCTGGTGTCCGAGGCTCTGGACCTGCTGATCGACGGCGCGTGCGGGCTGTGGCACCTGGCCCCGCCGGACTCCATGAGTTGGGCGGCCCTCGCCCGGGCCGCGGCGCGCCGGGCGGGGCTGGCGTGTTCGGGCGTGATCGGGCGGCCGGCGCACTCGTTCTGTTGGCCCGCCCCCCGCCCCCCGTACAGCGCGCTCGGTACCGAGCGCGGGGTGCTGCTGCCCCCGCTTGACGACAGCCTCGCTCGGTTCGCTCGCGCCTTCGATGTCGTACTCGCTCCCTGA
- a CDS encoding peptidylprolyl isomerase, producing MSSDYKPYHAVNPKNPTVFFDIAIGGQAAGRIEMELFADTCPKTAENFLQLCVGATSKTGTPLAYKGSSFHRVIPGFMCQGGDFTRGDGRGGESIYGGRFDDETFEGKAGQHFGPGALSMANAGPNTNGSQFFLCTAATPHLDGRHVVFGQVVKGYDVVQKIEAVGSRSGQTSAKVTISDCGRVE from the coding sequence ATGTCAAGCGATTACAAGCCCTACCACGCCGTGAATCCGAAGAACCCCACGGTGTTCTTCGACATCGCCATCGGCGGCCAGGCCGCCGGGCGGATCGAGATGGAACTGTTCGCCGACACGTGCCCCAAAACCGCCGAGAACTTCCTCCAACTGTGCGTCGGCGCCACGAGCAAGACGGGGACTCCGCTCGCCTACAAGGGGTCGTCGTTCCACCGCGTGATCCCCGGTTTTATGTGCCAGGGCGGGGACTTCACCCGTGGGGACGGGCGGGGCGGCGAGTCGATCTACGGCGGCCGGTTCGACGACGAGACGTTCGAGGGCAAAGCCGGCCAGCACTTCGGCCCGGGCGCCCTGTCGATGGCGAACGCTGGCCCCAACACCAACGGTTCCCAGTTCTTCTTGTGTACCGCCGCGACCCCGCACCTGGACGGGCGGCACGTCGTGTTCGGGCAGGTGGTGAAAGGGTACGACGTGGTCCAGAAGATCGAAGCGGTCGGCTCGCGGAGCGGGCAGACGTCGGCCAAGGTCACCATCAGCGACTGCGGCCGGGTCGAGTAG
- a CDS encoding FAD-dependent oxidoreductase encodes MSKPPALVVFSHLRWDFVFQRPQHLMTRLARTRPVFFVEEPTQTDGPPRWELREGPPGLTVCRPHTRAGHAGFNDAQYPELRPLVRELLAGASGAYDLWFYTPMALPLADGLAPRVTVYDCMDELSAFKFAPPQLLDLERRLLERSDVVFTGGPSLYRAKKDRHPNCHCFPSSVDAAHFGTAAGPLPEPAEQAALPRPRLGFFGVIDERFDRELLAAAATARPDWQFVMVGPVVKIDPADLPRNPNVHFLGQRPYADLPALLAGWDVALLPFARNESTRYISPTKTVEYMAAGKPIVSTPITDVAEPYGAMVGLADTADAFVAACERALAETPDARRRRLEQYKSVLAKTSWDATVTLMADRIEECGERATDGAGGGSPARATSAPVVVIGAGPTGLSAAYHLGEDALLLESNDTVGGWCRSLVDNGFTFDWAGHIMFSNDPYVHEMYGLLLGDNVHWQDREAWVYSKDVYTRYPFQGALYGLPADVITECILGAVEARFGSANPKPEPPKPLPAAHGSGTNGNGKHALNGHANGAAKNGACGLLPTADPKDAGVSDCCADGVAESTVPLAPPAGSGAGGEPTEPRNFEEFIYKVWGAGIAKHFAIPYNRKIWAVPLDTMETSWLGGRVPMPDLREMIEGALLPKPKPMGPNARFGYPLRGGFQALMDGFLPRLRGELRLNTRVRAVSPSRRVVTTAAGEEIGYERLISTMPLPVLIRAMGDEAPEKVRRAAEALRFTSVRCVNLGVGRASVTEKHWIYYPEDTVFHRIFVQGNASPYCNPPGGFGLTCEITYGPLKPLPCDGEELIRRCIADCVKVGIIGAADPIWTANQVDMPHAYVVYDHARPANVRLIREWLAGHGVQLAGRYSEWEYYNSDHAFLAGKKAADEARAALGSPALAPA; translated from the coding sequence ATGTCCAAGCCCCCTGCGCTCGTCGTATTCTCGCACCTCCGCTGGGATTTCGTCTTTCAGCGCCCGCAGCACCTGATGACCCGTCTGGCCCGCACGCGCCCGGTGTTCTTCGTCGAGGAGCCGACCCAAACGGACGGCCCGCCGCGGTGGGAGCTGCGCGAGGGGCCGCCGGGCCTGACCGTGTGCCGGCCGCACACCCGCGCCGGGCACGCGGGGTTCAACGACGCGCAGTACCCCGAGCTGCGCCCGCTCGTGCGCGAGCTGCTCGCGGGCGCCAGCGGGGCGTACGACCTGTGGTTCTACACCCCGATGGCGCTGCCGCTGGCCGACGGGCTGGCCCCGCGGGTCACGGTGTACGACTGCATGGACGAGCTGTCGGCGTTCAAGTTCGCCCCGCCGCAGCTCCTGGACCTGGAGCGCCGGCTGCTGGAGCGGTCCGACGTGGTGTTCACCGGCGGCCCGAGCCTGTACCGGGCGAAGAAGGACCGTCACCCGAACTGCCACTGCTTCCCGTCGAGCGTGGACGCCGCCCACTTCGGCACCGCGGCCGGGCCACTGCCGGAACCGGCCGAGCAGGCGGCCCTGCCGCGCCCGCGGCTCGGGTTCTTCGGCGTGATCGACGAGCGGTTCGACCGCGAGCTGCTCGCGGCCGCCGCCACCGCCCGGCCCGACTGGCAGTTCGTCATGGTCGGGCCGGTGGTCAAGATCGACCCGGCGGACCTGCCCCGCAACCCCAACGTCCACTTCTTGGGCCAGCGGCCGTACGCGGACCTGCCCGCGCTCCTGGCAGGCTGGGACGTGGCGCTGCTCCCGTTCGCGCGGAACGAGTCCACCCGGTACATCAGCCCGACCAAGACGGTCGAGTACATGGCGGCCGGCAAGCCGATCGTGTCCACGCCCATCACCGACGTGGCCGAGCCGTACGGCGCGATGGTGGGGCTCGCGGACACGGCCGACGCGTTCGTTGCCGCGTGCGAGCGGGCGCTGGCCGAAACTCCCGACGCGAGGCGGCGGCGGTTGGAGCAATATAAGTCAGTGCTGGCGAAGACCTCGTGGGACGCGACCGTCACCCTCATGGCCGACCGCATTGAGGAGTGCGGGGAACGTGCCACCGACGGCGCCGGGGGCGGGAGCCCCGCCCGCGCGACATCCGCTCCGGTGGTGGTGATCGGGGCCGGCCCGACCGGGCTGAGCGCCGCGTACCACCTGGGCGAGGACGCGCTCCTGCTCGAGAGCAACGACACGGTCGGCGGGTGGTGCCGGTCGCTGGTGGACAACGGGTTCACGTTCGACTGGGCCGGGCACATCATGTTCTCGAACGACCCGTACGTGCACGAGATGTACGGGCTGCTGCTGGGCGACAACGTCCACTGGCAGGACCGCGAGGCGTGGGTCTACAGCAAGGACGTGTACACCCGGTACCCGTTCCAGGGGGCGCTGTACGGGCTCCCGGCGGACGTCATCACGGAGTGCATCCTGGGCGCGGTCGAGGCCCGCTTCGGGAGCGCGAACCCGAAGCCGGAGCCCCCAAAGCCGCTGCCGGCCGCCCACGGGTCCGGCACGAACGGCAACGGGAAGCACGCATTGAACGGGCACGCGAACGGCGCCGCGAAGAACGGCGCGTGCGGGCTCCTCCCGACGGCCGACCCGAAGGACGCGGGCGTGTCCGACTGCTGCGCGGACGGGGTAGCCGAGAGCACGGTGCCGCTGGCCCCGCCGGCCGGAAGCGGGGCGGGGGGCGAACCGACCGAGCCGCGGAACTTCGAGGAGTTCATCTACAAGGTGTGGGGCGCCGGGATCGCGAAGCACTTCGCGATCCCGTACAACCGGAAGATCTGGGCGGTGCCGCTGGACACGATGGAGACGAGCTGGCTGGGCGGCCGCGTGCCGATGCCGGACCTGCGCGAGATGATCGAAGGCGCGCTGCTGCCCAAGCCCAAGCCGATGGGGCCGAACGCCCGGTTCGGGTACCCGCTCCGGGGCGGTTTTCAGGCCCTGATGGACGGGTTCCTGCCCCGGCTGCGGGGGGAGCTGCGGTTGAACACCCGGGTGCGGGCCGTGTCCCCGTCGCGGCGGGTGGTGACCACGGCCGCGGGCGAGGAGATCGGGTACGAGCGGCTCATCAGCACGATGCCGCTGCCGGTGCTGATCCGGGCCATGGGGGACGAGGCGCCCGAGAAGGTGCGGCGGGCGGCCGAGGCCCTGCGGTTCACCTCGGTGCGGTGCGTGAACCTCGGGGTGGGCCGCGCGAGCGTGACCGAGAAGCACTGGATCTACTACCCCGAGGACACGGTGTTCCACCGCATCTTCGTGCAGGGCAACGCGAGCCCGTACTGCAACCCGCCGGGCGGGTTCGGGCTCACCTGCGAGATCACCTACGGGCCGCTGAAGCCGCTCCCGTGCGACGGCGAGGAGCTGATCCGGCGGTGCATCGCCGACTGCGTCAAGGTCGGCATCATCGGCGCGGCGGACCCGATCTGGACGGCGAACCAGGTGGACATGCCGCACGCGTACGTGGTGTACGACCACGCCCGGCCGGCAAACGTGCGGCTGATCCGCGAGTGGCTGGCGGGGCACGGGGTCCAGTTGGCCGGGCGGTACAGCGAGTGGGAGTACTACAACTCGGACCACGCGTTCCTGGCCGGCAAGAAGGCCGCGGACGAGGCCCGCGCCGCCCTCGGCTCTCCCGCCCTCGCGCCGGCCTGA
- a CDS encoding glycoside hydrolase family 2 protein: MPDRNRPTHPRPQLRRNWTSLDGTWEFARDPGARWSSPPEVTWDGTIRVPFAPETEASGVAESGFYKRCWYRLRLPPAELKPHERLHVHFGAVDYESVVWANGARVAAHRGGYTPFHADVTTAAAGGGPVELVVRADDDPHDLAKPRGKQDWQLHPHSIWYPRATGIWQPVWLERVPAVRIGRVRWTPTLERWEIGLEAFVHTDGGPPPDGLRLRAVLTAGPVLLADDTYRVVAGEVHRRIALSDPGIDDYRNELLWSPERPTLINAHLQLLGPDGAVVDEAWSYTALRSIAVQGDRFVLNGRPLALRLVLDQGYWPGTGQTAPDDDALRRDVELTKAMGFNGVRKHQKIEDPRYLYWADALGLLVWEEMPSAYRFNTESVERLTAEWAAVIERDRSHPCVIAWVPFNESWGVPDLPDSPAQRNYVRALYFLTKTLDPARPVVGNDGWESVATDVIGIHDYDDQLERIAARYGAADDLSRLFRRERPGGRMLVLGDAGAQHPDHPVVLTEFGGIAYSPDVGAWGYSRVGSTQALADRYSRLLAVVRALPVLSGFCYTQFADTYQEANGLLFADRTPKFPLADIARATRGPTTAQEHEQEQGWRDELMHRQRAGRREGV; this comes from the coding sequence ATGCCCGACCGCAACCGGCCGACCCACCCGCGCCCGCAACTGCGCCGCAACTGGACCTCTCTCGACGGCACGTGGGAGTTCGCGCGCGACCCGGGCGCGCGGTGGTCGTCCCCTCCGGAAGTCACCTGGGACGGCACGATCCGGGTGCCGTTCGCCCCGGAAACGGAAGCCAGCGGCGTTGCCGAATCGGGCTTCTACAAGCGGTGCTGGTACCGGCTCCGCCTGCCGCCCGCCGAACTCAAGCCCCACGAGCGGCTGCACGTGCATTTCGGCGCGGTCGATTACGAGTCCGTGGTGTGGGCCAACGGCGCCCGGGTCGCCGCCCACCGGGGCGGGTACACCCCGTTCCACGCGGACGTGACGACCGCCGCGGCGGGGGGCGGCCCGGTCGAACTGGTGGTCCGCGCCGACGACGACCCGCACGACCTGGCGAAGCCGCGCGGCAAGCAGGACTGGCAGCTCCACCCGCACTCCATCTGGTACCCGCGGGCCACCGGCATCTGGCAGCCGGTGTGGCTCGAGCGCGTGCCGGCGGTGCGGATCGGCCGGGTGCGCTGGACCCCGACGCTGGAGCGGTGGGAGATCGGGCTGGAGGCGTTCGTCCACACCGACGGCGGCCCGCCCCCGGACGGGCTGCGGCTGCGGGCCGTCCTCACCGCCGGCCCCGTGCTCCTGGCCGACGACACCTACCGCGTGGTCGCGGGCGAGGTGCACCGCCGCATCGCGCTGTCCGACCCCGGCATCGACGACTACCGGAACGAGCTGCTGTGGAGCCCGGAGCGCCCGACGCTCATCAACGCGCACCTCCAGTTGCTCGGCCCGGACGGCGCGGTGGTCGACGAGGCGTGGAGCTACACCGCGCTGCGGTCGATCGCCGTTCAGGGCGACCGGTTCGTCTTGAACGGCCGCCCGCTCGCGCTCCGGCTGGTTCTGGACCAGGGGTACTGGCCCGGAACGGGCCAGACCGCGCCCGACGACGACGCGCTCCGGCGCGACGTCGAACTCACCAAGGCGATGGGGTTCAACGGGGTGCGGAAGCACCAGAAGATCGAGGACCCGCGGTACTTGTACTGGGCCGACGCCCTCGGGCTCCTGGTGTGGGAGGAGATGCCCAGCGCGTACCGGTTCAACACCGAATCCGTCGAGCGGCTGACGGCCGAGTGGGCCGCGGTGATCGAGCGCGACCGCTCGCACCCGTGCGTGATCGCGTGGGTGCCGTTCAACGAGTCCTGGGGCGTCCCGGACCTGCCCGACAGCCCGGCCCAGCGGAACTACGTCCGCGCCCTGTACTTCCTCACCAAGACGCTCGACCCGGCGCGCCCGGTGGTGGGCAACGACGGGTGGGAGAGCGTGGCCACCGATGTCATCGGGATCCACGACTACGACGACCAGCTCGAGCGCATCGCCGCCCGGTACGGCGCCGCCGACGACCTGTCCCGGCTGTTCCGGCGCGAGCGCCCCGGCGGCCGGATGCTGGTTCTCGGGGACGCCGGCGCCCAGCACCCGGACCACCCGGTGGTGCTGACCGAGTTCGGCGGGATCGCGTACTCGCCCGACGTCGGCGCCTGGGGCTACAGCCGGGTCGGCTCGACGCAGGCGCTCGCCGACCGGTACTCCCGACTGCTGGCAGTGGTGCGCGCGCTGCCGGTGCTGTCCGGGTTCTGCTACACGCAGTTCGCGGACACGTACCAGGAGGCGAACGGGCTGTTGTTCGCGGACCGCACCCCCAAGTTCCCGCTCGCCGACATCGCCCGGGCCACGCGCGGCCCGACGACGGCCCAGGAGCACGAACAGGAGCAGGGGTGGCGCGACGAACTCATGCACCGGCAGCGGGCAGGCCGCCGCGAAGGGGTGTGA
- a CDS encoding methyltransferase regulatory domain-containing protein — translation MSDDAVPLPPPRTSYDEVPYESHPYPQAHPSRLAAVATLFGLTPPAVETARVLELGCAAGGHLIPMAAAFPSATFVGVDLSARQIADGRDQVTRLGLTNIELRHASILDVDDSYGSFDYVLCHGVFSWVPAPVQEKILAVCARHLSPHGIGYVSYNTYPGWHMRGMIRDMMRFHAAKFAAPAERTRQARALLDFLAESAKPGTELYPALLKKELEAVRHQADHYLFHEHLEEVNEPLYFHQFVDRAGAHGLRYLGEARVATMLPGPLGPDVEKALKLLATDQVQTEQYLDFLRNRTFRETLVVHARNVPSWQIRPEPVGRLHIASGAAPVGTESPDVRSDAVVQYRGPSGVTLSTARPLLKAAMAVLADAWPATVPFAELLTQSRERCGSTEGGENDARGLAAGLVDSYLGSDLIELHGVPVVAQRVAGERPVAFGPARVRAAQNRPIPTVRHELARLPDLERRLLPLLDGTRDRAALTEVLAGEVATGRLQLERDGRPLHDPTEVRATLTAILDQALAGLARQALLVG, via the coding sequence GTGTCCGACGACGCCGTTCCGTTGCCGCCCCCCCGTACCAGCTACGACGAGGTGCCGTACGAGAGCCACCCGTACCCGCAGGCGCACCCGTCCCGGCTTGCGGCCGTGGCCACCCTGTTCGGGCTCACCCCGCCCGCGGTCGAGACCGCGCGGGTGCTCGAACTCGGGTGCGCGGCCGGCGGGCACCTGATCCCGATGGCTGCCGCGTTCCCCAGCGCCACCTTCGTCGGCGTCGATCTGTCCGCCCGGCAGATCGCCGACGGCCGCGACCAGGTCACCCGGCTCGGGCTCACCAATATCGAGCTGCGGCACGCCAGCATCCTGGACGTGGACGACTCGTACGGGTCGTTCGACTACGTCCTGTGCCACGGGGTGTTCTCGTGGGTCCCGGCCCCGGTACAAGAAAAGATCCTGGCCGTGTGCGCCCGGCACCTGAGCCCGCACGGGATCGGGTACGTGAGCTACAACACGTACCCGGGTTGGCACATGCGCGGCATGATCCGCGACATGATGCGGTTCCACGCCGCCAAGTTCGCCGCGCCGGCCGAGCGCACCCGCCAGGCCCGGGCGCTGCTCGACTTCCTGGCCGAGTCCGCCAAGCCCGGCACCGAGCTGTACCCGGCGCTGCTCAAGAAGGAACTCGAGGCGGTCCGGCACCAGGCCGACCACTACCTGTTCCACGAGCACCTGGAGGAGGTGAACGAGCCCCTGTACTTCCATCAGTTCGTGGACCGGGCCGGCGCACACGGTCTTCGGTACCTGGGCGAGGCGCGGGTCGCCACCATGCTCCCGGGGCCACTCGGCCCGGACGTCGAGAAGGCCCTGAAGCTGCTCGCCACCGACCAGGTCCAGACCGAGCAGTACCTGGACTTCCTGCGCAACCGCACGTTTCGCGAGACCCTAGTGGTCCACGCCCGCAACGTGCCGAGCTGGCAGATCCGGCCCGAGCCGGTGGGGCGGCTGCACATCGCGTCCGGAGCCGCGCCGGTCGGCACCGAGTCACCGGACGTGCGGTCGGATGCGGTGGTCCAGTACCGTGGCCCGTCCGGGGTGACGCTGTCCACCGCCCGCCCGCTGCTCAAGGCCGCGATGGCGGTGCTGGCCGACGCGTGGCCTGCTACGGTGCCGTTCGCCGAACTGCTGACCCAAAGCCGCGAGCGGTGCGGCTCGACGGAGGGGGGCGAAAACGACGCCCGCGGTCTCGCCGCCGGGTTGGTAGACAGCTACCTGGGGTCCGACCTGATCGAGTTGCACGGCGTCCCGGTCGTGGCGCAGCGGGTAGCGGGGGAGCGACCGGTGGCGTTCGGCCCGGCGCGGGTGCGGGCCGCTCAGAACCGACCGATCCCGACCGTGCGGCACGAGTTGGCCCGGCTCCCGGATCTGGAACGCCGGCTGTTGCCACTGCTGGACGGCACCCGTGACCGTGCGGCGTTGACCGAAGTGCTGGCCGGTGAGGTGGCCACGGGTCGGTTGCAGTTGGAGCGTGACGGCCGCCCGCTGCACGACCCGACCGAGGTGCGGGCCACCCTGACCGCGATCCTCGACCAGGCGCTCGCCGGCCTTGCCCGGCAGGCGCTGCTCGTCGGGTGA